CTGTCTCGCTAGCCACCTGATAAATATCCTCTCCCTCCTGCAGTGGCAACAGATGAGAGTCGAAGCTAGTCACAGCTTCCTCCTTGGCCAGGCTGGAGGTCTGCTGCGCTCGCTCTGCATGTGCAATGTCATAGAAGAAAGCGGAGGCTCTGCACGATTGATAAAGGTGCAAGATAGCAGCGGGCTGACATTGAGGTGCAATCAGGAGTACCGAATAACCCAGCCTCATCAAAGCCAGCCAGGTAAACAGAAACTCAGGTGAGCTGTGACACAATAGTGCTACTGTTTCGGGACCTTTTGGCGATCTACGCAACGCTTGAAGTAGTCTTTCCGCAAACACATTCGTGCCTTGGTTGACATCTCCGAAGGTCAGAACCTTATAGTCCCATTTCTCTTGCTCCGGATGAGGAACAGGAAATCCAACGGCTGGCAAGTATGGATGGTGGTGCGCTTGATAGTCGACGAACTGGCCGATTGTCGTGTATGGGTTGGGTCGGCTGTTTAAGGTGGCGGCTTGCCCAAGCGTGCAGACGAAGTAATTGGCCTGCATACCGGTGGCTGGAGGTTATGGTCCTGACTAGATTAGTATCCTCAATCAAAACCTTGGAACAGGTTTGCACGTTGAGCAAAATCGTACTCAATTGTGAGTGAACGCAAGAACGAAGTTCCAGGAAGGCGCTTAAGTCGTGACATCATGCTGCAACTAGATCTGCCGAGCACTTTAAATCTTGCATCAGAACCAGAAGGACCAGACTGCAGCAGACAGTGCAGAACCAAAAGCACAATTCTCTGTTTTGAGCAGAGCATTACCAAAAGCAGCCACAAGGAGTCGCATCCAGCCAGCATGGAGAGAGAGCCTAGTGCACGGGCTATTTCCCAATCTGCGGGGAAGCATGTCCCGATGACATGAGTGCACAGCCTGCCTCAGACAACAAGCGTCAACTCAGCCAAGCACCTCGTCTTGTAGGGAAACCATTTTCTACACTCAAGAGGTGTACTGCTGATCAACATTGCTTGCTGTTCGTAAAGATTCACTACGCCACACATTTATATGGGAGACTGCGATTGAGCTCATGTTTAGCGCTCTATCTATTCATAACAGCAGTTCGCAGCCTGGATGCAACGACGACAATCGCCAAGAAGAATGCTGCAGCACTGCCTCTATCGTCGTAAACTACCGTCGTCAATTGTCGTCGTCAACTGTCGTCGTCGCAAGTGGGTGATGGAGCCGCGGAAGAACGTCGTCGTCCTCTTAGCGTCGTCATCTGCTGATGACGTTAAGAGAATGACCACCAATGAGTTGCAACTTGGTGCGATGGAAGTAGTGAACTACACTGCCCATAGGAATGCTTTATTCCCGGATTGGTGCGTGTCTGGCAAGTGCAACGTGCAAGCATGCCAATCTGTACTATAGCCACCAGCAAACACTTGGAGCGCGGGCACATGCATCCTCGCTAGCATGAGCGATGTGCAGATCCGGCAAGATAGCTCTGCAGTCCTCCGATGGCGTGTGGCGAGACAGCTGGTGGCGAGCGCATCCGAGGCCTGTAAGAGCGTCTTTTATGGGAATTTGTCAAGCAGGGAAGGTGGTGTTGAGTTCGCGATGGCCTGTGCGGCCCGAGGTCTTGGGTGGTTCATGCAAGGCCTTGACCGTATTGGGCAACCGTGGTCGGAAAAACAGGAAGTTGACGCTTTGTTGATTTGGCGACGCGTCGGACTTTGACTGGCGTGTTGGCGTGTTGGCGTGTTGGCGTGTTGGTGTGTTGGTCAAAGTCAACTCGCCAGCCACTGTCGCGCACAGTGCCCCTGCTCAAGGGAGGCTGTCCGAGACAGTGCGACACCAAGCAGGAGGATGGGGGAGAAGCAAGGCTGGCAGCATCGCAGCGCCGCAGATGATGCAGCCTGTGGCTGACGTGGAGCCCGGCCCGTTGTAAGATGCCTGCTCAACACTGGCACGCCCGCCGGAGCCGAAGTGTCAGTGACCGGGGTTTCCATGGAAATGAATGTTGAGCACGGCCACAACGACACGGACTCGGTCTCATTGCAGGTTGCCCCAGCCCCAGCTATACCGGTAGCCTCCCGCCGTCGCAAGTCGATGTTTTCTGCGCTCTTTTGGTGCTGGTGCGCGTCACTTGGCGCGTGGGACTTGTGGAATGCACAGCCAACCGTGTTTCCTTAGCGTGCGACTGAAGGTCGCGGCAGCGCGGCACGGACATGGTGGCCATTCCTTTGAAACAGCATCTGCTGCAAGAGAGGGAGAGGCTGTCGAGGGCTCCAAGCCAGCGCGCGTCACTTGGACGAGCGTGCGGTGTTGACGAAGAAGAGTGCCAGGTAGATTGGCCGCGGCTCCCCAAACTTGCCATGGGAAGACAGAGCCAACGGCAAACCGTCCGAGCGTATCGTATCTCTCTTGCGTTCAATGAATGAATTGGACTAGTGCAGCCTAGTGCAGGTGCAGTCTGTGCCGCGTATCATTTAAGACTGCCTCGCCCGCCCGGCACACCCGCCTCCCAGCACCCGCCTTTCTCATCCCAGAAAACAGCCAGCACGACAGTAAGTCATATAGCTCTCCGCAGTTGCATGTGCTGGACGCGCCTCCACTCCGCCCGTTGCGCCCTCCACTTGTCTCTCCACCGCGCAACTGCTCTCCACCGCCGATCACTGCTGATCTCCCGCTGACTCTGCTTTTGCGCAGGCATTGATACTCTCTGCGCTATACAGCCCTTCACCATGCTCTACTCGTCtctcgtcgtcgccgtcTCGGCGCTTGCCGGCTTCGCCGTGGCTCAGAACAACACCGTCATCCCTTGCTGCACAGTGCCCATCAACAACGTGCCCGAGGGCGACAGGGAGGACTGGTGCAATGCCCAGGAGAACACTTGCGTCGACCTCTGCGGTGGCCAGCGCAACGTTGCCAGCAACGGCAACACGTGCGATGCCGTATGTGACCCTGGTCTTGTCTCGTGCGTAGCTATACTAACGGTGCCTGCAGTCTACTCTCAACTTTGATTGCAAATGCACCAACGGCACCGACATCTCCTCGGCCATGAGCGCGTACGAGCAGACCGTCCCCGCCCAGATGTGCTTCTTCTGGTACGACGCTTGTGTTAACGCCACCATTGGCCCCAACGGCGAGGGCAACGCTGCACAGCAGTTCGACTGCGAGACCGCCCGCAACAACACGTGTGGTACACTCACGACCGATGATGGCTCTTCTGGCTCTTCTGGCTCTTCTAGCTCGTCTGCCTCTCCCTCCGCTACCCGCTCGTCCACCGGTGGTGCCTCTAGTTCCCAGGCTTCCACCACTGCGTCtagcactgctgctgcttcctcTGGTGCTGCCATGGCCAACCTTGCTCTCGGCACCCCTGCTCTTGCCGCTGGTCTTCTCGCCATATTCGGTCTTGCCTTGTAAGAAGGTTCACCTATCTCAGCGTGGATGGCGGGCCGGTCCCTGGATGTGGTAATTATGGAGGAGATGAGAGGTTTTACGAAGCTACTTTGGCGTCACGTTGCAACGTCTTGCATGCTCGCTTGCGTACGGTATGGAGAAGAAGCTGGGGGAGCTTTAATGCGACGACATGAAGGACACACGACTTGCAATACCCCGAATCACATTTTCAATTGTTCACAGTATCTTTGAGCATGCGTACGTGAAGAATTGATACACATGATCTTACACCCGTCCGGCCTGGCAACCGTTGTGATCCGTCTCGTCCTTGTGGTGGTGCGTGGTGCGTGGTGCGTGTTGCGCACCAGCCCGGAAGCATACAACGCGAACTTTGCTCTTTCGCAGGGTCTTGTAAACAAACAAAGGAACTTGGGAAGCGAGCTGTCACGCTGTCACCTGCACCACCAGAACCGCAAATGTCATGGTCTCCGCCAGTGTCAGCCTCGATGCAGCGATGAATGCCATTGGTCAATTCGTGCTGCAGCGTTGATCAGTTGGCTCGCCCCGACTTCCGGCGTGCATAATCGGTAGCGATCCTTGCAAGGGTGTTGACTGAGCTGCATCGTTCAACAATCTCCAGTATTTTGACCTGCCAGCTTCGTTCACGCCCCATCTCGGACGCCCTTCTCTTCACGCAACTGCAGCAAATCTTCGTCGCGACCCTCCGCCTTGTCCAACACTGCCTTCGGCCTAACCGTGTCACGAGCAGCCGAGGCTCGAGTATTCCTTCCGTTTTAAGAAGCAACGAGGCAATCGGTGCATTGCAGCTGAAGTCGCGAACCGCAGTGGCTGGACGTGCACTCTTCCAACTTCCGACTCCTCACACAGACTCCGCAGTGTACATAAGCTGGCTCTCTTCACGTTGCTGAGGTCATTGTCCTCGCCGCGCTTGCCAGCAAGTTACGTCAGAGCTTGTCGACGCCCCATACCGTTTGCGCGAAAAGCACCGACGAACGTCAACCCGTACATCACACTCTCGCAAGCCGCAAAGGAACCACACAGGACCATGGCGACGCTCAGTGCTCAGCGCAAGCACAAGGTGACCATTGTGGGCTCCGGCAATTGGTATGTAGCATTCTGCACTGGCTGCACACACCCTGAACACGGTCAATCTCTAGCCCTACGAACGTCGAGCTGATATGTGTAGGGGCACCACAATGGCCAAGCTTGTGGCCGAGAACACCAAGGCCAACTCCTCTCTCTTTGAAGAGGAGGTGCAGATGTGGGTCTACGAAGAAGACTACGCAATCCCAAAGAATTCGCAGCACTACAACGGCTCAGACAAGCCCGAAAAGCTTTCACAGCTCATCAACAAAGTCCACGAAAACATCAAGTACCTACCGAACATCACGCTGCCTCCGAACGTCGTTGCCAACCCTGATCTGCCCGATGCGTGCAAAGACTCCACAATGCTCGTATTTGTGCTCCCACATCAGTTCATTGCAAGGACATGCTCCCAGCTTTCAGGCAAGATCTTACCATACGCGCGAGCTATTTGCTGCACAAAGGGTGTCGACGTCAGCGAGAAGGGTATTCAGCTCATGTCAGAGGCTATTGGAAAAGGCTTGAACATCTACTGTGGTGCTTTGTCAGGCGCAAACATTGCCTCTGAGATTGCTAAGGAGCTGTACTCGGAGACCACCGTCGCATACGACCCACCACCAATGGACTCCCGTCACCCAACACCAAGCGGGTCACCGAGCTCTTCGCAGGTCAACTTGATCAACCCTGGCATCGAGCCTGGCACACGCTCAGCCAAATTAACACCTCTACCATTCGAGTACCCTCCGCTATCGCACGAAAATATTCGAAAGCTCTTCCACCGCCCCTACTTTCACGTCCACCTGGTCAACGATGTTGCTGGTGTGTCCCTTGGCGGAGCTTTGAAGAACATCATCGCTCTTGCGGCTGGTTTTGTCGATGGCTTGGGCTGGGGTGACAATGCCAAGGCAGCTGTTATGCGTGTTGGCATACTCGAGATGGTCAAGTTTGGGAAGACCTTCTTTGGGGAGAGTGCCCGTACCAGCACCTTCACCGAAGAGAGCTGTGGTGTTGCCGATGTCATCACTTCGTGCTCGGGCGGTCGCAACTTCCGATGTGCAAAGATGGCCGTCGAGCGTGGAGAATCGATTGGCGACATTGAAGAGAAGGAGCTTAACGGGCAGAAGCTGCAAGGTACCAGCACTGCCATTGAGGTGAATCAGTTTCTCAAGTCACAAGGCAAGGAGGTCGACTTCCCATTGTTCACTGCGGTGTACAACATCCTGGAGGGCAAGGCCAAGCCTCAGGACATCCCTGAGCTCATTGAGCCAAAGCATTAGACACATCGTATTCTGAGTTGGATGGAGCAAACATGTGGGGCCTGATGCAGGTGTACGAATTTGCAAGCAATACCCACTATAGATTTCTAATGAACCATTGTTGTGTTTTTTTGTGGACAAGGACACGTCTTGATGCATATTCGACATCCATGCCTACTTGTATATTGCACAAAGCAAATGTATGAAATCTGCTGACAATACCTGAACCTGCACTGTGGTGGGGAACGATGGCAACAGGGTGCAGATACTATGTAGCAGCCAAGGCTGTTGATGTCAATCTTATGCTGCAGACAGACCGCAAACTCCGACATTCAAGCTGCTGACACGCTTGGCACCAAACAACCGATAGAGATAGAGAAGGGTTTACATCAATTACGACGTTTGCAAACACCCTGTCGCAGACTGATCCAATGTCAACATAGGCATTACTTGGCGCTTAGTGAACTGAGTTATGCCTGCCACCGACGTATCTGTTCTAAATGTTAGAAGTGTGCAACGCAGTGTTCTTTCCTTATCTCGCTCCATGTCCGCGGAGCCCTGCTTAGAAATGCGCTACGGAACTGTCCAACCAGAGCTCATGGGCCGTCGCCGAATTTCTGCGCGACGATCGCCGCAAGTTTGTCAGACATGGCTTTGCCTCATCCACCACTTGATTCAGGAAAGCATATTCCGAATGTGATATGCAGGGACATATCTTCATTGAGCGGTTAGCTGCCGGCGAAGTGGGTACGGCGATTGGTAATGTGTGTCGCACTTGCTAATTTTGCAGCTTGGAGCCCAACAAAGTGTAGCTTTGCGATGACGTTGTGGAGTTTAGACGCGGGCAATTCTAGGCGCAGGGCATCGCTACTTCATCGTTTTTCGGAATGACGACAGAGCATGGCTTTGGGGCCGGCGTTAAGTCCGTATCCCCTACGCCTGTCGGGAATGGCTGGGTTTTCGTTGAAAGGTAAAGGCGCGTAGCGTTACTCTCAATTCACCATTGGTTGCTCTTGGTGTCTACGCTTCCTCTTGTCTCGCCGCACGTTGTTGtttcatcatcatcatcgagCTGGATTGCTCGTGCCTCATTCGGCCATCGACTACGTTCTAAAGCACTTGAACCGCGAAGATGTTATGGGGTTCTAGTCTCCAGGACCCGCGCGACCAGGATCGCAGGAGGAATCCATGGCACAACGAGACTGAATACCTCCAGGATGGTAGAGAAAGAGTCGCAAACGGGGACGCCAGCAGCGACAGCAGCGGCACAGAGGGTGTTCGCAGGACTGGAACTTGGGGCGAACCTGACGCTGGTAGAATTGATCACTCAATCGCTGCAGCAGACATACATGCTCTTAGAGAAGAACTCGCAACGCTGTCCCGTACACGATCACAAACAGCTCGCTCAGAACGAACCCATACTGATAGCCTTAAACGAACGATTAGCAGGAAGAGCACACGCCGCAGCGTGTCTCGCCAGGCTTCACGCGTATCTCATACGCATACGGATGGGTCAACAGCTGCAGAAGACGAGGAGACGACAGGTGCTGCTGTGGCAGCCGAGAAGGAGGATGAATTTGAGCTCAGCGACTTCATGAAGGAAGGATACTTCGAGAAGAGAAAGGACGGAAAGTCGGCTAAGAAGGTGGGCGTTGTGTGGAAAAGCCTGAACGTCAAGGGCGTTGGGTCGACA
This window of the Ascochyta rabiei chromosome 14, complete sequence genome carries:
- a CDS encoding Glycerol-3-phosphate dehydrogenase (NAD(+)); protein product: MATLSAQRKHKVTIVGSGNWGTTMAKLVAENTKANSSLFEEEVQMWVYEEDYAIPKNSQHYNGSDKPEKLSQLINKVHENIKYLPNITLPPNVVANPDLPDACKDSTMLVFVLPHQFIARTCSQLSGKILPYARAICCTKGVDVSEKGIQLMSEAIGKGLNIYCGALSGANIASEIAKELYSETTVAYDPPPMDSRHPTPSGSPSSSQVNLINPGIEPGTRSAKLTPLPFEYPPLSHENIRKLFHRPYFHVHLVNDVAGVSLGGALKNIIALAAGFVDGLGWGDNAKAAVMRVGILEMVKFGKTFFGESARTSTFTEESCGVADVITSCSGGRNFRCAKMAVERGESIGDIEEKELNGQKLQGTSTAIEVNQFLKSQGKEVDFPLFTAVYNILEGKAKPQDIPELIEPKH